A window of the Alnus glutinosa chromosome 4, dhAlnGlut1.1, whole genome shotgun sequence genome harbors these coding sequences:
- the LOC133867327 gene encoding FHA domain-containing protein PS1 isoform X2, which yields MADKKESKPHGEEETKIPVFTVLKNGAILKNIFIVNNHQSPSPPSTAQNPDQDHEEILTVGRHPDCSITLTHPSISRFHLQIHSNPSKQHLSVVDLSSVHGTWVSGKKAEPGMRVELKEEDTVRVGGSSREYRLHWVPLSRAYDLENPFVPPKLDVCMTEEKEEENAVETYQDENSFSVENMEIQSQDLILEGLHSLFSVENLELIVKKEIPSAPLLPENMIYDEKEEDDSPSRIVHEPGEISSLRSGPVGPETELVDLSLPVGGVFLETENQQLKKVNCSPKPHSVMEVLSETEDTENSLRISEQEFKLLVSMDSSFSAQEEEATHRVAEMPEETENSILLEKDNRQRDVSRPWSGPLIMENSLLPVEEVPTENNNQQVDEGSHTPQTLLALQSLSDRGKEDYCTPEQEINLLVSLDSACSDEKSHSGAELLEEAELSRPWSGPLIMENSLLPVEEVPTETNNQQVDEGSHTPQTLLALQSLSDRGKEDYCTPEQEINLLVSLDSACSDEKSHSGAELLEEAELSRPWSGPLIMENSLLPVEEVPTETNNQQVDEGSHTPQTLLALQSLSDRGKEDYCTPEQEINLLVSLDSACSDEKSHSGAELLEEADLSRPWSGPLIMENSLLPVEEVPTETNNQQVDEGSHTPQTLLALQSLSDRGKEDYCTPEQEINLLASLDSACSDEKSHSGAELLEEAEHQSESSNDLEKREISSLYSVPITTESMDPSLLAGEVLVTVLPEVTEKKESLTQQFAFAAAGLSEIELSERSSPGSEEKLESCSIWSRRGKPASVPQIQTGASRGKTIRAGVDAEVGSHNREDTENKLIAKALFTDLQEEEEIFTPNKENFTPNTLLVKSLKMKGRTGEIKHSKSWISSSSKITFSPGIHPEEDMTASSDKENQTPKIVHEQESARPTYGNRVRLEKEIMPMKIISERVPFQSLLVNSTGKSRADTSVPDAAMRSCNSVTCTQTNEKFTNISSNNSTGEAKRSWNMVVDTTTLLNKESRKSLLLLQGLKGTHLIIPRMVLRELDTLKRRGSLFRRTTEASLVLEWIEECMVKSKGWIHVQSSFEEDRALAPTPPAFPQSPYGEGRMGSSCGTASSMPFSSYGSLIVSPTAEDHILDYALLYRKRNNDGRLVLLSDDVTLKIKAMAEGLICETAQEFRESLVNPFSERFLWADSSPRGLTWSYLDDVVLREQYSRRPLKKSAKGESAKGLKLILLHNLHYGQISSVS from the exons ATGGCTGACAAGAAAGAGTCGAAACCCCACGGGGAAGAAGAGacgaaaatcccagtgttcacAGTCCTAAAGAACGGAGCCATTCTCAAGAACATCTTCATCGTCAACAATCACCAATCCCCCTCACCCCCGTCGACTGCCCAAAACCCAGACCAAGATCACGAAGAAATCCTGACTGTCGGACGACACCCCGATTGCAGCATCACGTTGACTCACCCCAGCATCAGCAGATTCCACCTCCAAATCCACTCAAACCCCTCCAAGCAACACCTCTCTGTCGTGGACTTATCGTCCG TGCACGGGACTTGGGTTTCGGGGAAGAAGGCAGAGCCGGGGATGCGCGTGGAGCTGAAGGAGGAAGATACGGTGAGGGTCGGTGGCTCGAGCAGGGAATATAGGCTGCATTGGGTTCCTTTGAGTCGCGCCTACGATTTGGAAAACCCGTTTGTGCCGCCCAAGTTGGATGTGTGCATGACGgaggagaaagaagaggaaaatgcAGTGGAAACTTATCAG GATGAGAATTCATTTTCAGTTGAAAATATGGAAATTCAATCACAAGATTTAATTTTGGAGGGATTACATTCCTTGTTTTCTGTGGAGAATTTGGAATTGATTGTGAAGAAGGAAATACCATCGGCGCCTCTGTTGCCTgaaaatatgatatatgatgaaaaggaagaagatgacaGCCCATCAAGAATTGTTCATGAGCCGGGGGAAATCTCGAGTCTTCGGTCTGGGCCCGTTGGACCTGAAACTGAGTTGGTGGACTTGTCTTTGCCTGTTGGAGGAGTTTTCTTGGAGACTGAAAATCAGCAATTGAAGAAAGTAAACTGTAGCCCAAAACCTCATTCTGTCATGGAAGTGTTATCTGAAACAGAAGACACTGAGAACTCCTTAAGAATTTCAGAGCAGGAATTTAAGCTTTTGGTAAGCATGGATTCTTCATTTTCTGCTCAGGAGGAAGAAGCAACTCATCGAGTAGCTGAAATGCCTGAAGAAACTGAGAACAGTATCTTATTGGAAAAAGACAATAGGCAGAGGGATGTTTCCAGACCTTGGTCTGGACCTCTCATTATGGAGAACTCGTTGTTGCCAGTTGAGGAAGTTCCTACAGAGAATAATAACCAACAAGTCGATGAAGGAAGCCACACCCCACAGACTCTCTTGGCCTTGCAATCACTATCTGATAGAGGAAAGGAAGATTACTGCACACCTGAGCAAGAAATAAACTTGCTGGTGAGCCTGGACTCTGCATGTTCTGATGAAAAGAGTCATTCAGGAGCTGAATTACTTGAAGAAGCTGAACTTTCAAGACCTTGGTCTGGACCTCTCATTATGGAGAACTCGTTGTTGCCAGTTGAGGAAGTTCCTACAGAGACTAATAACCAACAAGTCGATGAAGGAAGCCACACCCCACAGACTCTCTTGGCCTTGCAATCACTATCTGATAGAGGAAAGGAAGATTACTGCACACCTGAGCAAGAAATAAACTTGCTGGTGAGCCTGGACTCTGCATGTTCTGATGAAAAGAGCCATTCAGGAGCTGAATTACTTGAAGAAGCTGAACTTTCAAGACCCTGGTCTGGACCTCTCATTATGGAGAACTCGTTGTTGCCAGTTGAGGAAGTTCCTACAGAGACTAATAACCAACAAGTCGATGAAGGAAGCCACACCCCACAGACTCTCTTAGCCTTGCAATCACTATCTGATAGAGGAAAGGAAGATTACTGCACCCCTGAGCAGGAAATAAACTTGCTGGTGAGCCTGGACTCTGCATGTTCTGATGAAAAGAGCCATTCAGGAGCTGAATTACTTGAAGAAGCTGATCTTTCAAGACCTTGGTCTGGACCTCTCATTATGGAGAACTCGTTGTTGCCAGTTGAGGAAGTTCCTACAGAGACTAATAACCAACAAGTCGATGAAGGAAGCCACACCCCACAGACTCTCTTGGCCTTGCAATCACTATCTGATAGAGGAAAGGAAGATTACTGCACACCTGAGCAAGAAATAAACTTGCTGGCGAGCCTGGACTCTGCATGTTCTGATGAAAAGAGCCATTCAGGAGCTGAATTACTTGAAGAAGCTGAACACCAGAGTGAATCAAGTAATGACCTCGAAAAGAGGGAAATCTCAAGCCTTTATTCTGTACCTATTACAACAGAATCCATGGACCCATCTTTGCTTGCTGGGGAAGTTCTTGTAACAGTTCTCCCGGAGGttacagaaaaaaaagaaagcctgACCCAGCAATTTGCTTTTGCTGCAGCAGGACTATCTGAAATAGAACTCTCAGAAAGATCGTCACCTGGATCAGAAGAAAAGTTAGAGTCGTGTAGCATTTGGTCAAGAAGAGGTAAACCTGCTAGTGTTCCTCAGATTCAAACAGGTGCAAGCAGAGGTAAGACAATCAGAGCTGGTGTTGATGCTGAAGTTGGATCACATAATCGGGAGGACACCGAAAATAAATTGATTGCTAAAGCTCTTTTCACTGATTtacaagaggaagaagaaatttTTACCCCGAACAAGGAGAATTTCACCCCAAACACTCTTCTTGTGAAATCCTTGAAAATGAAGGGTAGGACAGGAGAAATTAAGCACTCTAAATCATGGATATCATCCTCTTCCAAGATTACTTTCAGCCCTGGTATCCATCCAGAAGAAGATATGACTGCCTCTTCAGACAAAGAGAACCAGACACCAAAAATTGTCCATGAACAGGAATCAGCTAGACCCACCTATGGAAATCGAGTGAGGTTGGAAAAAGAGATAATGCCGATGAAGATAATATCAGAAAGGGTGCCCTTTCAATCTTTACTTGTGAACTCCACAGGCAAGAGCAGAGCAGACACTTCGGTCCCTGATGCTGCTATGAGAAGCTGCAATTCCGTCACCTGTACTCAAACTAATGAGAAGTTCACTAACATCTCTTCT AACAACTCCACCGGAGAGGCCAAGAGAAGCTGGAATATGGTAGTGGACACTACTACTCTTCTGAACAAGGAGTCAAGGAAGTCATTGCTTCTTTTACAGGGTCTCAAGGGAACTCATTTAATTATTCCAAGAATGG TCCTAAGGGAGCTGGATACTCTGAAGCGACGTGGTAGTCTGTTTAGAAGAACAACAGAGGCTTCTTTGGTGTTAGAATGGATTGAGGAATGTATGGTGAAATCAAAGGGGTGGATTCATGTGCAGAGCTCATTTGAGGAGGATAGGGCGCTCGCTCCTACCCCTCCTGCTTTTCCTCAATCTCCTTATGGTGAGGGCAGGATGGGGTCTTCCTGTGGGACAGCAAGCTCAATGCCATTTTCAAGCTATGGGAGTTTAATTGTTTCACCAACAGCAGAAGACCATATCCTTGATTATGCTCTTCTATACAGGAAAAGGAACAATGATGGACGTCTCGTCCTTCTCAGTGACGATGTCACGCTGAAAATAAAAGCAATGGCAGAG ggttTGATTTGTGAGACAGCACAAGAATTCCGTGAGAGTCTAGTGAACCCCTTCTCTGAGAGGTTCTTGTGGGCTGACAGCTCTCCCAGAGGACTTACATGGTCTTATTTAGATGATGTAGTTTTAAGGGAGCAGTACTCTCGCCGCCCCTTAAAAAAGTCAGCCAAAGGAGAAAGTGCAAAGGGTTTGAAGCTCATTCTGCTTCATAACCTTCATTATGGGCAGATCAGTTCAGTCAGCTAA
- the LOC133867327 gene encoding FHA domain-containing protein PS1 isoform X1 encodes MADKKESKPHGEEETKIPVFTVLKNGAILKNIFIVNNHQSPSPPSTAQNPDQDHEEILTVGRHPDCSITLTHPSISRFHLQIHSNPSKQHLSVVDLSSVHGTWVSGKKAEPGMRVELKEEDTVRVGGSSREYRLHWVPLSRAYDLENPFVPPKLDVCMTEEKEEENAVETYQDEKPVSIGNENIEESDSLVVEGEEEKSWDENSFSVENMEIQSQDLILEGLHSLFSVENLELIVKKEIPSAPLLPENMIYDEKEEDDSPSRIVHEPGEISSLRSGPVGPETELVDLSLPVGGVFLETENQQLKKVNCSPKPHSVMEVLSETEDTENSLRISEQEFKLLVSMDSSFSAQEEEATHRVAEMPEETENSILLEKDNRQRDVSRPWSGPLIMENSLLPVEEVPTENNNQQVDEGSHTPQTLLALQSLSDRGKEDYCTPEQEINLLVSLDSACSDEKSHSGAELLEEAELSRPWSGPLIMENSLLPVEEVPTETNNQQVDEGSHTPQTLLALQSLSDRGKEDYCTPEQEINLLVSLDSACSDEKSHSGAELLEEAELSRPWSGPLIMENSLLPVEEVPTETNNQQVDEGSHTPQTLLALQSLSDRGKEDYCTPEQEINLLVSLDSACSDEKSHSGAELLEEADLSRPWSGPLIMENSLLPVEEVPTETNNQQVDEGSHTPQTLLALQSLSDRGKEDYCTPEQEINLLASLDSACSDEKSHSGAELLEEAEHQSESSNDLEKREISSLYSVPITTESMDPSLLAGEVLVTVLPEVTEKKESLTQQFAFAAAGLSEIELSERSSPGSEEKLESCSIWSRRGKPASVPQIQTGASRGKTIRAGVDAEVGSHNREDTENKLIAKALFTDLQEEEEIFTPNKENFTPNTLLVKSLKMKGRTGEIKHSKSWISSSSKITFSPGIHPEEDMTASSDKENQTPKIVHEQESARPTYGNRVRLEKEIMPMKIISERVPFQSLLVNSTGKSRADTSVPDAAMRSCNSVTCTQTNEKFTNISSNNSTGEAKRSWNMVVDTTTLLNKESRKSLLLLQGLKGTHLIIPRMVLRELDTLKRRGSLFRRTTEASLVLEWIEECMVKSKGWIHVQSSFEEDRALAPTPPAFPQSPYGEGRMGSSCGTASSMPFSSYGSLIVSPTAEDHILDYALLYRKRNNDGRLVLLSDDVTLKIKAMAEGLICETAQEFRESLVNPFSERFLWADSSPRGLTWSYLDDVVLREQYSRRPLKKSAKGESAKGLKLILLHNLHYGQISSVS; translated from the exons ATGGCTGACAAGAAAGAGTCGAAACCCCACGGGGAAGAAGAGacgaaaatcccagtgttcacAGTCCTAAAGAACGGAGCCATTCTCAAGAACATCTTCATCGTCAACAATCACCAATCCCCCTCACCCCCGTCGACTGCCCAAAACCCAGACCAAGATCACGAAGAAATCCTGACTGTCGGACGACACCCCGATTGCAGCATCACGTTGACTCACCCCAGCATCAGCAGATTCCACCTCCAAATCCACTCAAACCCCTCCAAGCAACACCTCTCTGTCGTGGACTTATCGTCCG TGCACGGGACTTGGGTTTCGGGGAAGAAGGCAGAGCCGGGGATGCGCGTGGAGCTGAAGGAGGAAGATACGGTGAGGGTCGGTGGCTCGAGCAGGGAATATAGGCTGCATTGGGTTCCTTTGAGTCGCGCCTACGATTTGGAAAACCCGTTTGTGCCGCCCAAGTTGGATGTGTGCATGACGgaggagaaagaagaggaaaatgcAGTGGAAACTTATCAG GATGAGAAACCTGTGTCAATCGGAAATGAAAACATTGAAGAGAGTGATTCATTGGTAGTGgaaggagaggaagagaaatCTTGG GATGAGAATTCATTTTCAGTTGAAAATATGGAAATTCAATCACAAGATTTAATTTTGGAGGGATTACATTCCTTGTTTTCTGTGGAGAATTTGGAATTGATTGTGAAGAAGGAAATACCATCGGCGCCTCTGTTGCCTgaaaatatgatatatgatgaaaaggaagaagatgacaGCCCATCAAGAATTGTTCATGAGCCGGGGGAAATCTCGAGTCTTCGGTCTGGGCCCGTTGGACCTGAAACTGAGTTGGTGGACTTGTCTTTGCCTGTTGGAGGAGTTTTCTTGGAGACTGAAAATCAGCAATTGAAGAAAGTAAACTGTAGCCCAAAACCTCATTCTGTCATGGAAGTGTTATCTGAAACAGAAGACACTGAGAACTCCTTAAGAATTTCAGAGCAGGAATTTAAGCTTTTGGTAAGCATGGATTCTTCATTTTCTGCTCAGGAGGAAGAAGCAACTCATCGAGTAGCTGAAATGCCTGAAGAAACTGAGAACAGTATCTTATTGGAAAAAGACAATAGGCAGAGGGATGTTTCCAGACCTTGGTCTGGACCTCTCATTATGGAGAACTCGTTGTTGCCAGTTGAGGAAGTTCCTACAGAGAATAATAACCAACAAGTCGATGAAGGAAGCCACACCCCACAGACTCTCTTGGCCTTGCAATCACTATCTGATAGAGGAAAGGAAGATTACTGCACACCTGAGCAAGAAATAAACTTGCTGGTGAGCCTGGACTCTGCATGTTCTGATGAAAAGAGTCATTCAGGAGCTGAATTACTTGAAGAAGCTGAACTTTCAAGACCTTGGTCTGGACCTCTCATTATGGAGAACTCGTTGTTGCCAGTTGAGGAAGTTCCTACAGAGACTAATAACCAACAAGTCGATGAAGGAAGCCACACCCCACAGACTCTCTTGGCCTTGCAATCACTATCTGATAGAGGAAAGGAAGATTACTGCACACCTGAGCAAGAAATAAACTTGCTGGTGAGCCTGGACTCTGCATGTTCTGATGAAAAGAGCCATTCAGGAGCTGAATTACTTGAAGAAGCTGAACTTTCAAGACCCTGGTCTGGACCTCTCATTATGGAGAACTCGTTGTTGCCAGTTGAGGAAGTTCCTACAGAGACTAATAACCAACAAGTCGATGAAGGAAGCCACACCCCACAGACTCTCTTAGCCTTGCAATCACTATCTGATAGAGGAAAGGAAGATTACTGCACCCCTGAGCAGGAAATAAACTTGCTGGTGAGCCTGGACTCTGCATGTTCTGATGAAAAGAGCCATTCAGGAGCTGAATTACTTGAAGAAGCTGATCTTTCAAGACCTTGGTCTGGACCTCTCATTATGGAGAACTCGTTGTTGCCAGTTGAGGAAGTTCCTACAGAGACTAATAACCAACAAGTCGATGAAGGAAGCCACACCCCACAGACTCTCTTGGCCTTGCAATCACTATCTGATAGAGGAAAGGAAGATTACTGCACACCTGAGCAAGAAATAAACTTGCTGGCGAGCCTGGACTCTGCATGTTCTGATGAAAAGAGCCATTCAGGAGCTGAATTACTTGAAGAAGCTGAACACCAGAGTGAATCAAGTAATGACCTCGAAAAGAGGGAAATCTCAAGCCTTTATTCTGTACCTATTACAACAGAATCCATGGACCCATCTTTGCTTGCTGGGGAAGTTCTTGTAACAGTTCTCCCGGAGGttacagaaaaaaaagaaagcctgACCCAGCAATTTGCTTTTGCTGCAGCAGGACTATCTGAAATAGAACTCTCAGAAAGATCGTCACCTGGATCAGAAGAAAAGTTAGAGTCGTGTAGCATTTGGTCAAGAAGAGGTAAACCTGCTAGTGTTCCTCAGATTCAAACAGGTGCAAGCAGAGGTAAGACAATCAGAGCTGGTGTTGATGCTGAAGTTGGATCACATAATCGGGAGGACACCGAAAATAAATTGATTGCTAAAGCTCTTTTCACTGATTtacaagaggaagaagaaatttTTACCCCGAACAAGGAGAATTTCACCCCAAACACTCTTCTTGTGAAATCCTTGAAAATGAAGGGTAGGACAGGAGAAATTAAGCACTCTAAATCATGGATATCATCCTCTTCCAAGATTACTTTCAGCCCTGGTATCCATCCAGAAGAAGATATGACTGCCTCTTCAGACAAAGAGAACCAGACACCAAAAATTGTCCATGAACAGGAATCAGCTAGACCCACCTATGGAAATCGAGTGAGGTTGGAAAAAGAGATAATGCCGATGAAGATAATATCAGAAAGGGTGCCCTTTCAATCTTTACTTGTGAACTCCACAGGCAAGAGCAGAGCAGACACTTCGGTCCCTGATGCTGCTATGAGAAGCTGCAATTCCGTCACCTGTACTCAAACTAATGAGAAGTTCACTAACATCTCTTCT AACAACTCCACCGGAGAGGCCAAGAGAAGCTGGAATATGGTAGTGGACACTACTACTCTTCTGAACAAGGAGTCAAGGAAGTCATTGCTTCTTTTACAGGGTCTCAAGGGAACTCATTTAATTATTCCAAGAATGG TCCTAAGGGAGCTGGATACTCTGAAGCGACGTGGTAGTCTGTTTAGAAGAACAACAGAGGCTTCTTTGGTGTTAGAATGGATTGAGGAATGTATGGTGAAATCAAAGGGGTGGATTCATGTGCAGAGCTCATTTGAGGAGGATAGGGCGCTCGCTCCTACCCCTCCTGCTTTTCCTCAATCTCCTTATGGTGAGGGCAGGATGGGGTCTTCCTGTGGGACAGCAAGCTCAATGCCATTTTCAAGCTATGGGAGTTTAATTGTTTCACCAACAGCAGAAGACCATATCCTTGATTATGCTCTTCTATACAGGAAAAGGAACAATGATGGACGTCTCGTCCTTCTCAGTGACGATGTCACGCTGAAAATAAAAGCAATGGCAGAG ggttTGATTTGTGAGACAGCACAAGAATTCCGTGAGAGTCTAGTGAACCCCTTCTCTGAGAGGTTCTTGTGGGCTGACAGCTCTCCCAGAGGACTTACATGGTCTTATTTAGATGATGTAGTTTTAAGGGAGCAGTACTCTCGCCGCCCCTTAAAAAAGTCAGCCAAAGGAGAAAGTGCAAAGGGTTTGAAGCTCATTCTGCTTCATAACCTTCATTATGGGCAGATCAGTTCAGTCAGCTAA
- the LOC133866433 gene encoding protein SENSITIVE TO PROTON RHIZOTOXICITY 1: MELRLNMDRKERLSANTWKNSSSSGNELLKNISSGQPSFTNFNSQQPQQKWEDPSVVDYSTRIEPPFQEFKQHSETQSSRPGNPNNQIRLPDQEDGHMNESLQTDKVQDWDPKAVLNNLSFLEQKIHQLQDLVHLIVGRRGQVLGRPDELVAQQQQLITADLTSVIVQLISTAGSLLPSVKHTLSSTSPIGQLGGVFLPSMLGPNGGVQAQNDGGSKVSDQSDQIDIMNCVNEQNYNIEEHESKDEEDPDEGENLLPGSYEILQLEKEEILAPHTHFCTICGKGFKRDANLRMHMRGHGDEYKTPAALAKPNKESSSEPMLIKRYSCPYAGCKRNKDHKKFQPLKTILCVKNHYKRTHCDKSFICSRCNTKKFSVIADLKTHEKHCGKDKWLCSCGTTFSRKDKLFGHIALFQGHTPAIPLDETKGPSVPPDRGEGNGAINKVRSIINFGSNAPSGSGVQNTADVKGSMEDPTTYFSPLSFDTCNFGGFHEFPRPPFEDSENSFSFLIQGSSNYPLPGSCNYTQKTGAESSSNNLE, translated from the coding sequence ATGGAATTGAGATTAAACATGGATCGCAAAGAGAGGCTATCTGCAAACACCTGGAAaaattcttcttcctctggaAATGAATTACTGAAGAATATCTCCTCAGGTCAACCATCTTTTACCAATTTCAATTCTCAGCAACCTCAGCAGAAATGGGAGGATCCTTCCGTGGTAGATTACAGCACTAGGATTGAGCCACCTTTCCAAGAGTTCAAGCAACATTCTGAAACCCAATCTTCACGTCCTGGCAACCCCAACAATCAAATTAGGCTTCCAGACCAAGAAGATGGTCATATGAATGAATCACTCCAAACAGATAAAGTCCAAGACTGGGATCCAAAAGCAGTGCTTAACAACCTCTCTTTCCTGGAACAAAAGATTCATCAGCTTCAGGATTTAGTGCATTTGATCGTTGGTAGGAGAGGCCAAGTATTGGGGCGACCGGATGAACTTGTCGCTCAGCAACAGCAGCTCATCACTGCTGATCTTACGTCAGTTATTGTTCAGTTGATCTCTACTGCAGGTAGTCTTCTTCCATCTGTGAAGCATACCCTTTCCAGCACTAGTCCCATCGGACAGCTTGGTGGGGTTTTCTTGCCTTCCATGTTAGGCCCAAATGGTGGTGTTCAGGCACAAAATGATGGTGGAAGCAAAGTTTCTGATCAGTCGGACCAGATAGATATAATGAATTGTGTGAATGAACAAAATTACAATATTGAAGAACATGAATCAAAAGATGAAGAAGATCCTGATGAAGGAGAGAACCTTCTACCTGGTTCTTATGAAATCTTACagttagaaaaagaagaaatcctTGCACCTCACACACATTTTTGTACGATATGCGGGAAAGGATTCAAGCGGGATGCAAATCTACGGATGCACATGAGAGGTCATGGGGACGAGTACAAAACCCCAGCAGCCCTTGCAAAACCCAATAAAGAGTCCAGCTCTGAACCAATGCTTATCAAGAGGTACTCCTGCCCATATGCCGGCTGCAAGCGGAATAAGGATCACAAAAAGTTTCAGCCTCTTAAGACTATTCTGTGTGTCAAAAACCACTATAAAAGAACCCATTGCGACAAAAGCTTTATTTGCAGCAGATGCAACACAAAGAAATTCTCTGTTATTGCAGATCTCAAAACTCATGAAAAGCATTGTGGCAAGGATAAATGGCTTTGTTCCTGTGGCACAACATTCTCAAGGAAAGACAAGCTTTTTGGACACATTGCTCTTTTCCAAGGCCACACTCCTGCTATTCCCCTTGATGAAACTAAAGGCCCATCTGTACCGCCTGATCGAGGGGAAGGCAATGGAGCAATAAATAAGGTCAGAAGCATAATCAATTTTGGTTCCAATGCTCCTAGTGGGAGTGGAGTACAAAATACTGCGGATGTGAAGGGGAGTATGGAGGATCCGACCACTTATTTCTCACCATTGAGCTTCGACACATGTAATTTTGGTGGGTTTCATGAGTTCCCTCGACCCCCATTTGAAGATTCAGAGAATTCCTTCTCCTTTCTTATACAAGGATCTTCTAATTACCCTTTACCAGGGTCTTGTAATTACACTCAGAAAACTGGAGCAGAGTCGAGTTCTAATAATCTTGAGTGA